TATAAACTGCCCTAGCTGGGTCAGGCCACCCCAGTTAATCACCTCTTGCTGAAGTACCCCCGTGGGTAACAGCGAGAGGCCGACTGCTATCACAACCAGCAGTAACCACAGGTTACCGATCGTCCACCACGATGGACGCTGGCTTAAGCTCACCGATAGCAACATCAATTCAGCCCTTAGATTGCACCTTACAACTGCGCATCATGGTCAGTGTGTGACAGTTGATTCAACTCCTGGAACTTTGGTGATCCGGATGTTACGACCATTACAGCATGTAGTCTAGTAGCAAAGGGACTAGGGGTTGATAACACAGCCGACACAGGATGGTGCAACAAGGCAAGCAGACAAGAACAGCCTGCTAAAACCATTAGGTCGAGCGCTCGGCTGTTAAACTGACACCTTTTAGCGTAATCCATTGACATCCACCACAAAATCGTTATCAAAATCAAGTCCTGCGTAGGCTGATGAAAGCACTAACATAACGGTTCTCTGCACTAGTCCACCAACCAATAACGGTTTATAGCTAATAGTCTCACTAACTAACACTAACTAATAAGTGGGAACCGGAAGCGATCGTGCAATTGCTTGCCTAGCGTTAGCTGCGTTCCATCATCGTTCCACTGCACCTCGTCAAAAATCTGGTACAGAATGAACAAGCCACGACCACACTCTTGCTCACAACAGGGCAAATAATCATCAAGGCTGGCTAGGTTAGCCGCGGGTGGTGTGAATCCTTGGCCTTGATTGGTAATGACCCACCAATAGAATCGCTCAACCACCGAAAAGTTCACCCGGATTAGTTTTCCTGGATCCAGCTTGTTGCCATGCTTAACGGCATTAACTAGTGCCTCTTGCAAACCTAGCCGTATCTCCGATCGCCAGCGCTCTGGCACCTCAGCTACTAGTACATCAAGCACCGGACACAAGTAAAGTGTCGAGGCAAAGCTAACTGTGTTAGCGATACGCCCAATTGGGCGGCGTGAAATGGCAATCACTTAGAAGACCCTACTGAATTTCAAGTGAAAGTAACGTGGTGCAGATACATGTTGCTATGGACATACACCAAAGTGCCGAAGACCAATCCTACTAACTCCAATGATCCTATGGGCTGCTAACATCCACAGTATCACTGTATGGAAGAAGTAGAAGTGCTGAAATCTGGAGACTCAGTGTTCAGGATCAGTAACTTAGACAAGCTACAACAATAGTTAAGTGAGCACAAATGAGTCAAACTAAAAATTCACTTTCATGCCTTTGGGTTATTAGTACAAGGTTAACCTCCAACTCTAACTACCAGTGACACAAGTTGCCGGAGCCATCGCCAGATGTTTACTCCAAGCGTCAAAGTTCCTGCAAAACTTGCATCTAACCCACTTGCCGAACATAGCTGAACACATTTGAGTTCTCTATGATTATGCTGTTCATGACTAACAGCAGTTACCTGCACTATCTTACCTGCATTACTTCATCTATTCGCCGTGTGTGTTGACCTAGAGCTATCACTGCTACATTGAGTTTATCACACGAAATACCCCAGTAGGAGGATGCAGGGAAATTAGAGCTTGTGTAAAAAATCAACGGGTAGGTTGTGACCGAATCTGCGGATTCTCCCTAGCTTGCCTAGTACTATGGTTAGAACCTATTAGCCTACCTGTATGGACTTTATGCCGAGGGAGTCGGCTTCC
Above is a genomic segment from Cyanobacteriota bacterium containing:
- a CDS encoding anti-sigma regulatory factor, producing the protein MIAISRRPIGRIANTVSFASTLYLCPVLDVLVAEVPERWRSEIRLGLQEALVNAVKHGNKLDPGKLIRVNFSVVERFYWWVITNQGQGFTPPAANLASLDDYLPCCEQECGRGLFILYQIFDEVQWNDDGTQLTLGKQLHDRFRFPLIS